Genomic DNA from Acipenser ruthenus chromosome 4, fAciRut3.2 maternal haplotype, whole genome shotgun sequence:
AACATTCTTTAATTCTTTGGATAATGACTTATCTGCTAGTTAATCAACCGtcaatttcataaaaaaaaaaaaaaaaaataacaagggaTTGTTTTAGTTATTTAACACTTAGATACCAGTGCTTTCAAGTTCTTCATCTTCAGTCGTTACAGTTGCATTTGACTTGGAAATCCTAATTTTTTCCCTATTTGTGTATTGCCTCTGAATCCCTGTTTCTGTTTTGTCAGTGCTTTCCTGTGCATCTTGGACAATGCAGTCCTCCATATCCTCCACTGAAGTTTCTTTACAGTCTTCACTTCTTATTACTGTCACCTCAGAAGACTCAAAGGATTCTAATCCTACAAGTTTTAAGTAGCCCTTACTGTTTGAACGTTCCAAGAGGGGGCAGCTGGAGTATCTACTTGTATCCCCTTCTGTATCTGCTATTGATGGACAGTCACCAAGATCTATAGTGTTTGAGTAAGTGGAGAGAGCACCAAGGGAAAGATCTGAACCCATTTCTCTCCTACTTGGACTTGGAGGAAGCAACTGGACCTGTGATCCTAGTGGAGATGACTGCGATGCCCCCTGCAAGCTGCTTGGGCTCTGATGAACTGGTGATACATCTTTGCTGGTGAACAGGCCTATTTTTGAAGTCTCCTCTTTTGTTTCAATGTGGTTGCTGTTGATTGGATCAGGGCTCGCCATTTCTGAGTCACTTGAAACCGTTTTGCTTTTGGATGTTGGGGCCTCTTTGACACCACTCTCCACTTGTTTAACACTGTTTTCGTCAAGAACACAGTTATTTAGTTTGATTACTGGAAGAGTAAAAGCATTGATGGAAGAAGTGACAATAGATTTAGTCTCCCACTTTTTTGGTATGGGAACCCTTTCAGGAGCCTTGGACTGGTCTCTGTAAATGCTGTAGACTGTGTCTGTAAAACTCTGCCTTTCTTTAGAAAGACTCTGTTGTCTTTTTAATGACTGGCGCCTCATTGTTTCAATACTACCTCCCTGGCCTTGTGCTTTGACTGTCCCTCCAGCAGTTGAAGACAATGAACTTTTGACTAACATGGCAGTGCTGTAAGACCCACTGGATTTCATATCCACACTCCTTGACTGCACATAATTGACAAAACCATTAAGAGGTGTGCAGTCTTTGGACCTTAAACTGTGAATATCTATTACCGTTGAATACATGTCTCTTAGATTGATAATCTTTGTCTTTTTGTCTCTGTTTTCATGAAGCACTGCATTGGCACAAATAAAGAGGAATATCCCAATGCCCATTATTAATGGTCCGAATACTTTTAGTTTGTCTGAATGTAAATAGTTGGCGAGAAATTCAGAGAAGAAACCTAGGGAGGGGGAAAAGGAGGAGGTCTCCATTTTGGTGCTATTACTGTGATTGCTTTTTGACAAGTCTAGATCAATTTGGTAGACAACATGGCTATTCCTTGTCCAATTGGTTGATGCAAACAACAATTTGTTATCATAGATCCTTTTGTTGTTTGGCAAACGTTGGGATTCTGTAAAGTTGTCTTGGTAGATCTGATTGTTTTCGGGCCAGTATCCCATGACAGCCATGGCTATTCCCACAAGCAGCACTATTATTCCAAATGCAGCTATCAATCCAGATATAGAGCACAGCTTCAATTTGCCTTTTACGACCACAACATcactctttcttttctttttggcttTCCTTTTGCGTTGTTTGTTTTGCGTTCTGCTTTTGGATGGCAAGGAATCTTGTCGTCTAGATGAAATCCGAAGCAGACCTCCAGTTGCTATCATGATCAGTGTTTGATGGTAAACCAATTACTCATCCTGGttgaaggaaaaagaaaaatattaatatatttaaatattaaaaaaaataatactgataCGAGTAAAAcacttgtaataaaaaaataagcagtACTGTGTATACACTACTGAAACATAAGAAACTAGTTTGATCTAAAACTAAGTTAATTTGGGTcttaaggggctcccgagtggcgcatccagtagggcaggatgcgctctatagtctggacgtcgcgagttcgggtccaggctattccacagccgaccgtggatgggagtttccagggggcggcgcttaattggccgagcaccgcccggggggagggagggctaggttggccagaatgtcctcagctcaccgcgcaccagcgactcctgtagtctggccgggcacctacgagcttgcttgtaagctgcccgaaagctgcgttgtcctccaacgctgtagctcttgggtggctgcatggtgagtccgcagtgtgtaaagaagcgggcggctgatggcacacgcttcagaggacagcgcgtgtttgtcttcgccctcccgagtcagcgcaggggtggtagcggtgagctgagcataataaaataattggcgattctaaattggaagaaaataataaaaataattggcaacgactaaatttataaaaaaaataaataaataaatttgggtCTTAAacgatcccagtgattcagcataaCAACATGattagataacccattccatgccctcTCACTCCCTTTGTGAAGAAGTACCTCCTACCTTCTGTCCTAAGTATATCtccacttgtattattattattattattattattattattattaattaattcatttatttcttagtcaacacccttatccaggacgacttatagttgttacaatatatcacattgcAAATAACAGCAGTTattaagtacagtaaaatcagtagaaagtaatatcaaattcaaataagagcaaaataaagaatacagtaaataattacatttaaaagtgaATTTCACTAAGAGtagtaaacttatagtaaaaatgtttgcttataagagtacatttcaataagaacatgtagtaagtactataaatggataagaatgatttcaaattaaaaaaatatatatctgaatACAgacacctttaagagtaaaaacAAGTAcaggaaacagaaaataattacaattacaaacagCTGTAGAATACAGCAAAATATGGAGCAGTTCTGTGCAAGTAcgagatgatgcaagtactggtacaattgggtgacATAGTCCATTACAGTCatgagttgtgaggtttacagatactGTCTGAACagatgtgtcttgaggaggtgccggaaggtggtcagggactgagcagtcctgatatccatgggtaggtcggaGCGGgatctggaagcaggggagcggagggggggtacACCTAATCTGccggtggaggagcggaggggtcGAGAGGGgttgtagggagaaataatagtctggagataggagggagcagaaaggtcgaggcaGCAATAGGTGAGTacaagttttgaattggatgtgatCGGCGATAGGCAGCCAGTGGAGGGAGGGACATCATAATGGCACTTCATTTCCAACAGTACTATTGCCCATTACTCTAAAGAAATTGTGCAAGATTCGTTTTAGCCAGTTGACATCATAATCAGTGATTGCAATGTGCACcattttttgttaaacctttagtAGTGATATAGGATGGTATCTCTGTCTGTACTGTTCGTCTTTATGTCAGGCTTAAATTTTGCATCTTGAAACCCAAGAAGTTATTTTTGTAAATCAGTCACTTCTCATTTGCTTACTAACATCTCATTAGCTTACCAAATTACATCTATGTCTTTAATACCACTTAACCAACTATCATTTAAACTATTCACTGCCATTTCTGTACTATACATACTGTTGCTATACATCAACGTCATCACCTTTTTCATCATACTgttagctctaattttgaatttccaGCTGCGACAGGCAGCAATAATACCACTGCTTTTTTATCCTGCAATCTCTATAATGGTTTCCAATTTACAGTGTAAGCTGAGATGCAGTTGCTCTGGCAAGAAGACAACCATTTTGTAAGGGATGGGGGAAAAAAGCAGATTCATTGTGACTAATAATAGGTACAACTGGAGGATCTTATCATATTTATCATCATCAATTTTCAACTAGAGAAGGGGTTTTCAACCAGGTTCACAGGGGTACACAGGGCAACCAGAAAAGCAAAAATATGACAATTGATTTTTAACGATATTATACAATATAAACCACTGTGcatcaatatttaatttttgttgaGCAGCTCAAGGTATGATGATTCACCTGTATGCATGcgtgatttcgattgagtggatTTCCTCTCTGATTAGGGAGAGCGCTCTGTgttgctcatgaactttgcagttttcaactcgtcGTATAACTGAACACTAATCAGTgaatctttctgcattttttagaagtataaataccggtacacataaataataatcaccaTACTCATACtttaacagtttttgttttatttattaggcacgGCTGCGTTTTAGTAACAGTAATGGGGCTGAATGAATTTATTTAGAAAGcagtaattgtttttttgttttttttgtagattcTAATAAAATTATTGCTAAACAGGATTGATTTGTGAGAACACAAAGGATATGTCTCATTCCATGAAAATAGTATGCTTGATACACGGATAggtcttcaatattttttttgtgtttgttttacaattAATTGTGCATATAATGAATTATAAACGAATTCTAATGTAAagcaaaaagaataaaaacacataaatatTTTGGAAATTACAAATGATTTACATAATGACGGTAcagattttattacattttcctcACTTAAACCCCTTACTAAATACCTTGATATCCATATCTATctattgtggagtagtggttagggctctggactcttgaccggagggttgtgagtttaatcccaggtggaggacactgctgctgtacccttgagtaaggtactttacctagattgctcaaaaaaaaaaaagaatatatatattgtgaagggttttagtccttcgggttcttttccagcacttaaaatgacccaagcacacacaaaacttgatttttaacagcgctgttgcgctaattttttaatagtcacaaaaccaaaataaacaaaacaaacacttagctcttttaagagcactaactaacacacaggtacaccctgactaccacgggacagctaagctgtttccccgtacttacacaaaacacaaggtttaacaccgcacttactttttaactctggctactcggagacagagcacctcttctgcctccttctactcagcagcctagaacagactggctgctctctttaaataccctgcacctggctctaatttacaatgatcaccaggtgcaggggataattaacaataaaacaattaacagaataacaattaaacaataagcaaattaaccaaaatgtgcatacgcacatgttttctgcagggaggatattaaccccctccctgctgtgttacaatatatatatatatatatatatatatatatatatatatatatatatatatatatatatatattcatctctcctctttaaaaaatatgctaaggattttaatCACACGTAGAATGATACCCTGAAATGTTCCCCATTTATTGGAAAGCAGTAAAATAAGATAGTGAGTTTGTTGGCAGATAACATCACTCTAGACTACTTGCTCCTCAAAtagcttggtatccctgaattgATAATCGTTTAAAAATATGCTagggattttaatgagcaatccatctcaTGTTTCGTGGTACGCTAAATGTGATCTATTTACTGCTACTGTGCTGAATGACTGGAtggagcattttttttattcagaaaatgatTTTGCTGAGTTGTATCTGCCGAGACTGGTATAATATTCAATGTAgtgttgtccttggcagtcctatttttgagggtaaaatgaagagaaaatatcATAACCAGTCATTGGGAGTAAAATGATCATATTTGGTGTACCACTGAACGTGagacggattgctcattaaaatacctagaatatttttaaagaggataTTTAGAGAGCAAGAAGTCTACAGTGAGAGGTTATCTGGCAACAAACCCCCcatctccattttttttttaaaaaggagaacattttggagTACCATTAGACTTGTGAGATGAATTGTTCTTTACAATcttgtgcatattgttttttttttttacgagaagaggattatctattcagagatactaataaattataaatataaattactAAATTGCAATGTTAATTTTGCAAATGTCTTCTTTAAtgtctagtttcacagaccctgatcttGGATTACACAATGTTACTTTGGGTAAATCCAAGATTGGTGCTAATCTGGGTTTGTGAAACCGATCTGCGTTTCAGTTTAATGGGCAATAGTGCCATGGGACAGCCAATTGCGGTTTCAGTACATGATATGGCTTTTGGTGGTAATGTTGCATTCCTCCTTCGAGCACCAAATCAGAAGCCCTGAAAGGTAGGATAGGATTTCTAGAGTAGGGTTATATTTTCCAAAGTAATATAAAATAACATGTTATAGACAATATTGAGGTATCTGTGCTTCAATCATAATGTAGAAGAAACTATTTTCTGAAAGAATTAGCATTTTAATTCTGTAGTCAGAATTTTCAATCTTTCTTTCAAATATGCACTACTTTCAGTTCCCAACTACACCATATAAAATATATCTTTAGTTACAGTATGCTGTTAATAGAGTGGGAGCGTCTGGTGCAATCATTCATATTGTATTTGAAGTTTGAAGATCAAATGCAATCATAAATATTGACTTATATTCCACTGTATCCAATTgttaggaaaaagaaaaaaaatgctgtctgtATTTTTCTGATGTGATCTACAAAGAGGGACTAGTTCAGTGGAAATCTGCCTCTTGGATGATTAGTCACTAAATTATTAGGCACTGAATCATAAACAGCTACTGTATGCTATCCTTATACGGTAGAGTGGAAGCAGTAGAAACGTTTCAGACTGTGAACATTCTAGCCTATTTTGTTTTACCtgacatttaatatattttacaaataaaaactatTAGCCTGATTATTAAAGTCATGAACCATAGTCATATAGTCTTAACACAACAGCATTCACAAATATGCATTCTCTTGGGCATTtttcagtaaaacatattattttgtGTGTATAAGGTAAGATAAGCGTTTCTTTTGTCCATTTAGACTGATTTTACTACTTATGATTTATTAATTGGAGCATCTCATCCAGAAATGTAGGTATTTCGAAGTATATAGAAGTATACTAGCCccctttattgtttttgtggACAAATGCTAAGCAAATAACCTTACACGCCTTATTGTAGGTTGTACGTGTTTTATGAATTAATTCTATTATACAGTAAGATACATTATGTTTGTGTTGCTGAATCTAGAACACATGTGGAATGTCACAATATTgtaaaaactaataaaaacataCACACTACAAAATATGTTACTGGCAATCACTCAACAACAGAGCAAACTTTTAATTACAGAAGTTGTAGCAACCAATTGTGTATTTGGTTACTGACTCTTTAAATAATTAACACACAATGAAAAGCATAAGATCTATGTATTTTCTTAAACGTTTTGTGCCGTTTACATAATTATAGTGTATAGTTGTCTATAGTGTTTGATGTATGTTGGTAAACTACAATGCCTATTTCATATTTAGTTTATATGttgtgttactgtttttttttatgtgaatctTCAAGCACACTACATAAGAGCAACTTCAAAGTCCAATAAAAAGGCCCACCTTATCAAATGCTGATTCTGCAATGcttgaataatgttttgtttttttaacaagttaAATGACACACCCCTTAAGTTTTGTTTAATTACCAAGAAATGATTGCTCTTGCCTTAGCTAAGACAGGATTTAGATTGAATCTGCCCCCTGGACTGTGGTTCAAAGTTTTAACTGATGTCCATCAAATACAAGACACTTACTGTATTTCATTGAGAGGGAAATCTTAGTATGTTTAGTGttactgtattataaaatgtatCTTAATCTTTGAAGCAGGTTAAACTGAACACACAATGGTTCTGTGTGGGGTAACACAAACATTATCAATTAGTGAGGGAAGACATGTGTTCCTTGATGACGTCTTCCATAAACAATATTGAAGTCTTTAAACATGGAGACCTAACCGATTCAAACTACAAAACAATGTGCAATCATCACATGTTGAAAATGCAATTGTAAATGAAGTAAATAGAAATCATGCCTTTTCAATGCACATTGATTTTGCATTTATTAGGAACAGACACTCATACATTATCTGGAGTGGTATTGCTGGCACTCCCTCCCTGTGCTGAAGGACAGGGGTAAGAAACCCTGGAAATTACATCCACACAGcactttttattgtaaaagtgtcatttaaaaaaaaggacaatGACGAATTATTGTAAATTCTGATATCAGTCTGGATTTGGTACATGTACATGACGGGATAccatattcttattttttaaatataaattttcTTGGTACCTGTACTGAAATCTATCGACTAATTTAGAGtaacaacataaaaacaaatgattatttattatttttcatttagtgTATTTATACTTAGTTTTCTTTAAACTCATTGGAGATTCATATTCTTTAATTTGTGatatttaaactgtttctatAAAATACATGGTTTGTACCATTCTAGATCTGAATAATTACAAAGATAAACATTGCAATGACATGACTGTATGCATCCTAAGAATTGTTGTACAATTCCCAGTGTATGACAACCCTGATAAATATTCATTATTGATTGTATTAGTGAcatgaaagcaaaaaaaacaggAGGGATACTATTTTAAGAGCTCCTGCCTGGATTATCAACATGTAGATAACGGGGTATGACTTCTGGGGAAATGTATATCTACTGCCCGAAATGTTAAAGTAAATATCGGAAATGAAATTGGTGTTATAAATGGATCAGTTGTTGCATTATACCATGTCAATGGATTTCTGAAAACGGTTTTTTGAATCATAATAATATTTTCCATGGTactaaaattataataaaaattcAGTTAATTTAAGAGTAGATCAAATGCTTAACTAATTACTTGCAAGGATATgagtatgtgttttttattgtgtgtgggtgtgggtttgAATTCTGATATCATTTCTTTGGTGAATTTCTCAGGAGAGGTGCTGTGTGGATGTAATTTCCAGGGTTTCTTACCCCTGCCCTTGAGCACAGGGAGGGAGTGCCAGCAATTAACTCCAGATAATGTATGAGTGTCTATTCCTAATAAATGTGAAATCAATGTGCATTGAAAATGCATGATTTCTATTTACTTCATTCACAATTGCATTTTCAACATGTGATGATTGCACATTGTTTTGTAGTTTGAATCGGGTAGGTCTCCATGTTTGAAGGTTCTCTTTGTGCCATTTATCACTTTAAAGTAGTTTTGTGACAAGGACTTCAATACTGTTTACGGAAGACATCATCAAGTCATCAAGTCTCATTAAATGGTGCTAAGGGGGTTTTGTAGATGAGATATAGTAACATTGATTGACAGGTTTTGGAAAGAGTGACTACAGTATGTTACTTTTGGGAGCATCCCAACTAAACACTGCTGCACCCGATTTGGAAAATATTTGCTTTGTTTATGAACTGAAATGATGTCTATGTCTTTAATTGAGCGTTATGTTTTCTCAACTGCTGACTGTCCCTGTAGTCACAGCAATAAAAATAGATCTGTGTCTTTGTGGCTGTAGCACAGCGTGTTCTGTCGTATCTGTACTATTGATGAAGAAATGAAACGAAGTAATTAACTGAAGGCCATACGCTGCCCAGAACAGCACCAGGCAACCCGACTCAAAAGCACATTACAGGGCATTGACTTGTtcatgaattaaaaaacaaaatgtctcatCCTTGAGGGGTATAAGTGATTCAGACTGGGCAGGTGCAGTGCAAGAATGTACAGAGAAAAATGAGCCTCAGACAGGTTCCCCTTATTCATTAGTCTGGAGGAATTGCCTTTTTGTGAATGTTCTTTTTTACCTACTGCAATTAATAAATATAGCACCTAAGCACAGCCAAACCCTTGCACGATCACTCATGTTAATGTTACCCTCTGCTTATTGTCGCCACATTGATAGGTCCATGGAGTCAAGCTCTAAAGTATCACTCATATATTGGTCACACTGACGCTCTCCTGTAAATCATATGTAGCAGTCTTACAACTGATTTCCATCTTGCTCAACATCACTTCAAAATGAATGCAGACGATTATAGCATGTACATATAATACAGTATTGAAATATTCAGAACATAATGTATGATAGCATAATTGAACAACACATGGTGTATGTTTCCAGCTTTCTCAAGTTTTTAAGTATTAAAACCGATTTCACATTTACTGTCAAATAGACAGCAGACTCTCCAAAGACAGACCCAATTGAGATAAAGGGGTAAATAAAAGGCCTGTtgttcttcacacacacacacacacacacacacacacacacacacacacacacacacacacacacacacacacttcatatatatatacgtgtgtgtgtgtgattttgcAAGCAAATAATAAAGAATACGAAAGATTATTTCTGAGCACTGCAAAATTTCAACTTGACAGTATTTAAGAAATATTAAGAAATAAGCACAATTATAAGTAtagttgtttatatttaataacgTAATATCACTGTAGTACTGTACTTAAATattactcatttaaaaaaataaaaaacggagGGGGGGGATTCCAGTTGTGTGTCGCTATACTGAGGATAGGATATCTTGCCTGCCTGTATTCATCGCGCATCTGCATTCCCTTCTGATAAGTCTAATTATTGTATTATGTAAAACATATATTTCTTAGTCTAATGGCACTCCTTTGCCACCATTTAGCCAACAGTAGCCTAACATCTAGCTTATTCTTGAATAAGACATACTGAACTTTAGACACATCAACGTTAGTCTACATTTACAGCTATCATGCACATCAGTACGATTTTAACAAGATGCAAGTTGTTGTTTTCTAAAGGGAAAACAATGATTttgtatagtttatttaaaaCCCGAAACTGTTATCTTGCTTTTCAGAAAGACAGGTGCTCTGTTACTGCTGTCAATCGCAATTATCATTTAAAATTGCAGCATTCTTAAAAAATACAGCGCTTTAAAACTTACCAAGAAAGACTCAACGTTGGGAGAAAACAAGGTGTTCCATATTGGTTATCGGAAGAAAGTTTCTGTCTTCCAACGTGGGTATCTCAAGCTAAAGAAAACTCTTTGGTCTGCTTGGCACCCCGTGTAATTCCAATGACAAAGGGTTTAGACTTGGGCTAATAACAAAACTAGTATCCAATCTATAGCCAACAAGCAGCGCTACAAGTAGTAGTTTTCCTTCAAAGACTTGCATTTCCAAAATTCTTGGTTCGTC
This window encodes:
- the LOC117399909 gene encoding transmembrane protein 200A-like; the encoded protein is MIATGGLLRISSRRQDSLPSKSRTQNKQRKRKAKKKRKSDVVVVKGKLKLCSISGLIAAFGIIVLLVGIAMAVMGYWPENNQIYQDNFTESQRLPNNKRIYDNKLLFASTNWTRNSHVVYQIDLDLSKSNHSNSTKMETSSFSPSLGFFSEFLANYLHSDKLKVFGPLIMGIGIFLFICANAVLHENRDKKTKIINLRDMYSTVIDIHSLRSKDCTPLNGFVNYVQSRSVDMKSSGSYSTAMLVKSSLSSTAGGTVKAQGQGGSIETMRRQSLKRQQSLSKERQSFTDTVYSIYRDQSKAPERVPIPKKWETKSIVTSSINAFTLPVIKLNNCVLDENSVKQVESGVKEAPTSKSKTVSSDSEMASPDPINSNHIETKEETSKIGLFTSKDVSPVHQSPSSLQGASQSSPLGSQVQLLPPSPSRREMGSDLSLGALSTYSNTIDLGDCPSIADTEGDTSRYSSCPLLERSNSKGYLKLVGLESFESSEVTVIRSEDCKETSVEDMEDCIVQDAQESTDKTETGIQRQYTNREKIRISKSNATVTTEDEELESTGI